Genomic DNA from Bacteroidota bacterium:
AAAGATGGCAACGTGGAGTTGACCAATTTTGAATTGACCAATAAATATGAACTGGATGAAATTTTGACGGTAGAAAAATTTGAGCCGGAGCAGGTGTACAGTGCGGTTTATTATGACGGCAACAACAAGGAGTATTACGTCAAGCGCTTCCACGTGGAGTTGAAGACCGAGAAGCTGAAGTCTTCGATTGTTACGGAGCATAAAGATTCCAAACTGGCTGTGTTTTCTTCGCGCAACGAAGTGTGGGTGAAGTTCAACGTCCTGAAGGGCAAAAGCAAGGACAAATCGGAAGAGGAGGTGAGCCTGAGCAAGATGATAGACGTGAAGGGTTGGAAGGCGCTCGGCAACCGCCTGACGCAGCACAGCGTTACGGGAAAAGTGGCCGAGGAAATCAAGGCCGAAGAGCTGCCCAAGGAGGTGAAGATAGGCACGACCATAGAACTGGAAGTAAGCCCCAAGGCCAAGAAGAAAGGAGAGCAAGGAGATTTATTTTAAACCATAAATAGACAGTAGCCGTTAATAAAGTTGTATTTGACAGAGGGAAAAGAGTTATTTATTTGATGTAAGCAAAAATTACATGAAAAACAGCAACTATTCCATTGAATACAGCGATGCTTAAGTCACGGCTTGGGGTGGCTTTTCGATGAGGCAACAATTCTCTGAAAAGATAAAGATTCGGCAGTTCATTCAGACATTACCTATACCGAAGAGCACTAGTAATAACCGATATGAAGTTGAGGACATTGTAGAGAGCGTCCTGCTATCTGTTTGGTTAGGATGTTACAAATTTTCTCATACTCATGTGACTCATGTGTTGCGATTGGATGATACGCTGAAGAAAATATTCGGGTGGAAACAGCTCCCGAGCAATACCTCTTACAAACGCTTCTTCAAAAAATTTAATCAAGGCATCAATAACGAAGTTTTTCCTGCCATACAACAATGGTTCTTTGAGCAGTTGCGGTTTGACAATTATGCGCTTACATTAGATTCAACGGCTATCCCTTGCTATGGAAAGCAAGAAGGCAATCACATCGGCTACAATCCAACTAAACGAGGCAGACCAAGCCATCATCCTCTATTTGCCTTTCTGGGCAATAAACGTATGGTGGTCAACAGTTGGCTTTGAGGATTGAAAGCAAATAAAAATTTGTAAGACACAGAGGCTATTTTCTATCACGTCTTTCCTTCCACAAAAAATGCGGGTTAGGTTCTCCTGAAGGAGGACAATCACCTACAAAAAAAAGATGAATCAATCGGTGGCGGGGGTTGAAAGGACTTGAAAGGTGAAGTTGCACCAGCTAATTGGTATGTATTCTTTGCAAAAAGTTATGTATCCCTCACCCAAAAGTATGTATCTCTGGCTAAAAGGTATGTACTCTCTGCCAAATAGTATGTACTATTTGGTCAAAGGTATGTACTCCGTGCCAAAAAGTATGTACTCCCAGCCAAATGTTATGTAGCGCACGGCAAATGTTATGTACTCCCAGCCGAAAAGTATGTACTATTTGGTGAAGGGTATGTACTCCCAGCCAAATAGTATGTACTTCTGGCCAAATGATATGTACCCCCAGCCAAAAAGTATGTACTTTTTGGTGAAGGGTATGTACTCCCAGCCAAATAGTATGTACTTTTTGAGAAAGAGTACTTATTATTTCAGCCTTTTGAAATAGCCTGTGGCTCACTTTAGGTGCTTTTCTTGTTAAAATGCATAGAAAAACGGTTCTATTGCAGTACTGTCCGGTAAAACTGTTGAAAGGGATATTTCAGCCATGCTTGCACAATGAAGCGATGCTTCAGTTTAATTTATTCTGAAACCAACCTCCCCCCTCTCCGTCAGATTACGTCGGGAATAATTGAGGTTGTTGAATTGGTTTGGTGGATAAAAGGTCGTAAGAAGCGAAGGGGTTTCTTAAAAACTCGAACAGCTTAATGTAGCTTATTTCCCCACCGCAGAGTCTCCGTTTCGGGACTCTGCGTGAATGAAAGCACAAAACTAGCTTAGCGCAGAGTCCCCAATGCTTCGCAAAGGGAGACTCTGCTGGCGGAAGAGTTCCCTACAGTTGGTGGTCAGCTTGTTTAATAAGTTTAAATTACAAAAACAAACCTAAAGGGCTAGCGGAGGTGGATTTTTCTGCGGAAGCAGAAAAAGACGGAGGTGGAGGAGCATGAAGCGTAATGATGACTTTTTGATTGGAGGGCTGAGCCCGCCCTCTTGCGTTTAGGGAAAAGCTAAAATATGGCGGGCAAGCGCGAAGGATAGAGGCGGCATCCTTTTTCATCCTTTCATAATAAGCGAGTCGAAAAAGATATAGCCGAAAGCCTGACGCCAATCCCGGCGCTTTGGCCGGGATTGGGGGCGCGCCCAAATGATAAAACTTACGCCGTTGGTATTTCCTTGTCTGGTTTCAGCAGTTTTTGGAGAATCAGGGAAAGGAGCATGACGAGGAGGCAGCCGATGAGGTTGAGCCAGAGGAAGGCGGTGAGGTCGGTGAGCCAGGCGA
This window encodes:
- a CDS encoding DNA gyrase/topoisomerase IV subunit A (decatenates newly replicated chromosomal DNA and relaxes positive and negative DNA supercoiling), which codes for SERVKVQLHPNSTARIKEFEFDFGTLEIKGRGANGNILTKFPVRKMDLLEKGKSSIGGIKLWFDEKFGRLVSEEKDKSYYLGEFNTGDQIIVAFKDGNVELTNFELTNKYELDEILTVEKFEPEQVYSAVYYDGNNKEYYVKRFHVELKTEKLKSSIVTEHKDSKLAVFSSRNEVWVKFNVLKGKSKDKSEEEVSLSKMIDVKGWKALGNRLTQHSVTGKVAEEIKAEELPKEVKIGTTIELEVSPKAKKKGEQGDLF